The window GCAGTGGGTCCATTGAGGAAGTGTGTTCACCAGGGCTGGCCAGCCCACCTGCTAAGGGAGCTCAGCGCCCGCTTAGGGCACAAAGTAGGCAGGGATGACAGCCTGGGTCATGTGAAACCCAGCATTGGCCACCCATTGACCCTTCCCCACAACCTCTACCCCTGCCCATGCTTTTGCAGCAGCAtggcgggcaggtgggcaatggggaatACCTGCTCTCTCACCCATCCTACTcgccactgcaaagcagcaggtggaggtggCAGTGATGAGAAGGGGAGCCATGTGCTCCttgctgcctgcccaccacctccACAACATTCCACTGTGGCGGAGGTTGCAGCCAGGAGGGCGGGcaggcaatggcagtgggggggaacCCGGGTGGATTAGGGTTAGCCTTGAGCCAGCCATGGTGTTCACTGCATTTTGTACAACCAAACTatacgccctgagccatttttggaagggcagtataagaattgaataaataaataaataaataataaacaatcttACCTTTAGGACTGAATTTGGTGCAGGGGACTGGTTCTTCTTGTTTGGTCCTAGCTGGCACAGGGATCCCTGGCTAGCTGGCACAGGGATCTCACACGGTcaattcccaccccaccctcatcCTCCAGCAACTTTAaaaagttggtttttaaaaagcacaagacAAAGAACCAAAATTCAACTGTATGATCATTCACGCTGCGCCTTTAAAAGGAGGGAAATGCCAGAAAGCCCACCTGATGTACAGTATCAGTATTCAAGTAGCTGAAGCCATGTATTAATTACATTATGAAAGCAGGGGCTGGTGGCATAACGATGTGGAGGAAAATGCAGCAACTCCCATTTTCAGGTATGTCTGTATGCACGCAAAGTTAGAATTTCAAGTTGGGAAATTCACAAGTGTTGGCAGCTCAGACAATGGTCACAGATCCAATCCCCCATGCTGAACTATAACTAAGGGCCTGTATGCATATCTGACCCACGTATTGCCCTTTTCTTTCCCAGGCATGCAAGCACATACACACATCTTTATGCCCCCTTTACGCCTCCTCTCCATCCCATCAAGTTCTGCTCTTTTCCTAGCTTCTAATGCTACTAGGCTACCAATATATTAAGTCTTCTTCCTCCTGTGACAATGGTTGCTGCTTTCCTGTCTGGTGTCGAGAGAATCCTGACTTGCCCTCTGGAATTTCAAAGGGGGCCAGGGCCAGAATTGGTGGGCCTTTACGTTTGGAAACTCCCAGATCGCATCACCACTGCAGGCTGCTTATTTGGGAGCTCTGCTCCATAGGTTGTTTCAGGTTATGATTAATTTTGTCCTATCATTGAGGTCTACTGGTCAAGGGTTTGAGTGATAAGGTTGAAGCTCTGCACAGACAACAGCTTTTCAGAGACTCAGGGCAGAATTGTCAGGCTGTCATGTCTGCAAGCACCTCTCCCCATAGATGAATGAGTGAAACTGTGTCTTCCGTGCAGTGTTTCCATCTGGACAAGCACTCACCATTTGGTGCACTTAGTACTTCATGGATATATTTTGAAGCAGGATGAAAATGTATGCTAAGGTCAAAGTCTGTGGAGTCTTCTGCTGCTATTCCGTAGTAATGGATTTCCTTGCCATAGAAGTCTTGGCTTCCTTTGCTTCCCCAGGCAGCATGTGCTGCATTCAGTACATGGGTGATGCCACATTTCCTCAGTTCTTCCTTGTTGTGTGCAACCACACTAACAGGAAAGAGAAATGAAAGTGGGTAGGTCAGTGAAAGAGTGCAGTGTAACCGAATTTCACGGCTATCTTAATGGGGCGTAAGTAAATGAACATCCCCTCCTTTCCCAAGCAGTGAGACGTCCCAGGGGCCCTGctaatagggttgccaacattacgTTACCCGAACTCGGGACACGGGGGGAGTCGGGGGGAGTCTTGGGGGCAGGGCCACCTGGGGCGGGACTTGGTGCTAGGTGGAAAGGGTGCAGCCAGGTCCTCTGGAGCCAGCTGCTGGGTGGGCGTGCTTACTGGTGGTGGCTGTCACTGCGCAGTGGTGGCGGTGTGGggagctctgcctgcctcccaaactatgaCAGTCGAagtcagggtggggtgggtgtgctggaggcaggcgggagagatGGTGAAAGAGCCCCTCACTCGgcctgcctacctcccaaatgaggcaggcCAAGCCTATTTCAGGCATATGCATTcaaagttgttttttgtttaagtaaaagaagaagagaaagccaaaaagtgggagaaattgagtcctgAACGGGACGAGCATTTCTCCCCGGGAAATAGGGACAGCCCGCGCAATGTAGGACAGTTGGCATCCCTGCCTGCTACAGAGTTTAGTTTCGTTTGGTTGAGACTACACTGGATGGAGTCTGATAGTgcttttataatatttattttgttaACATATTAGTTACATGCCAATGGCACACCGCATGAAGCAGAGGCGGCCAAGATCAGAATCCCCCTCAATGGAACTGAGGGGCTGGACACTGTGGGGCCCCACTGGCAGTCATAAGGACCTTGGTTTAGCAGCAGTGCGTGTCCTCTGCTGCTTTAGAGAGCATGAATGAGAGGTTCACAAGACAGAAAGCATAACTTCAGAGCTTGAAAGGCAGGTGCTGGTTTCAGCTCACCTCTCTTAACCTCTCTCGccttcaaaaaaagaaaacaggGCAGCTGGGAGTCTAAGCCTTCGCTGAGGCTTTTCTCTGCCCACTAGGCCTTCACCTTTCCTATTACAAGTGCAATCTCTATatctgtagtgatgggaaggatttgagggaggactaggcctcagaaCCACTTCTGGGGTTGTGGGCCTTtactaataagggggaaagcccgggaaaatcaaaacaaaaggacCAGTTCTGAGGGAACTGCATATACACACCAGCAGGAGAAGAAAAAGCTTTTTCTGTTGGTTTGTTCCAGATGGTGACTTAAAATAGCTTCACAACATATAGGtttggtgtgtgtttgtatgatctgggttttgacagtGTCTTGCATACgggaacagcaaggtgctgtttgcacagccacagcctgtattcagatcttatcttgacatttcaggttTAAAACATCGTATGCCTGTTACAAAAAAGTAGCTGTTTTTTTAAGTTTTGAAAACAATATTTGGGCTTcctgggtttactcagaagtaaaccatTAAGTTGAATGGGCTTCCTcacaagtaagagtgcataggattgtacaGAGGCAGACTATTTTTCACCATTTTTTTTTACCCTAACCCAGTGCTCTTACACAAATTGTGGTGCTGAATCCTAcacaaatgtgtgtggggggggcaggtttcAGAGGGGTCCACCCAGTGACGTGACTGTAGGAAGACCAAGGTGAGGgggcacctccccacccatgcccagctgcagtggggaggcaTGGTGGACAGCGAGCCCATTAGTCAAGGGAAGAGAGAAGCAAGAAAGTTGGCCATGTACAAATTCACCACAGGAGAGGAGGTGAGGGAAAGCTGTCagtctcccaccccctcctctcctcaatctctctttctctgggaGGAAGTAGTGTTAAATCCAACGACAGCTTCAAATCATTAGGCTGTGGGATTTTACACCACCTTCTCCTGCAGTCAGGAAAGCACCCAgaagtgccctgaggaagcagctggctgagaagctgctggggaaatggaagGCCATAGCCAGGGAGGCTGGAGAaagcaggaagatccctgcctgtgagtaataagatagcaaccagttcagttagacgcgTAAGgggagttattttcctttattgtattgcttgaatctgcattgccaggttaatgaaactTCTCTCTTACAGTCTGTTTTATGAAGAGTcagttgttcttattgcatatttgtttttcttttaatctaataataaaccttttttggtgaagtgtgctactcttcattttgggtctgccttagtcacacgcctttggaggcctaggactgctcagcccttctatggaggattttgccactttaaccaccaccaccaccaccccggaatcttatgtggaaagagtggtttgtcccacatttaAAATAAAGTGAATCTCACAGTGAGCCTACTGTGAATCTCCTGCAGTAAAGGATTcgccccagtgaactcccccctccccgctctggatctggtaggagctatgacaatATCTCTCTTGTGCTGGCAGAGAAAGGAGGTTTTATCGATTAGTGAGAGGAAGTTCCACCCCCTCTCTCTGCTGGCCCCATCTTGCCTACTCATTCAAATTCCAGCAGTCAGGCTGCACCCTTTGTTTGCTAAGGGACGAATCCAGCATTGGCTTCCTGAGAACAGCAATTGCGGTCCCAAAGCTGCACCTTTATTTAGTTAACTCCAGCTAAATGCACAGCTCCCTTTTCTCCAGATTAAAATAGCAAACTGATCCCAGATTGTTTTCTCTGATCCCTCCCATTAGCTGAAGGGCCGAAGCAAGTTGGTTTGGGATTCTCAGCTGTCAGGAGAATATCTCTGGACATTAGCTCTAATTGCTGAAATATCAGCCAGTCCTTTGGATATTAGCAAGCTGTCGGTCTAACACAGGATGGCCAACCAGCATCAGTAACCATAAAAGTAGAAGCCATTTTATCTTATACTTCCCATACATATTTACACAACAGATATGAATCCCTAAAACACTGCCATACCAGCTCAAAAAGATCTGGTGCCATTAGCCCACATTATTCAGCAAATAAAGCTGTATAAGCCCACCATTATTAAGGGTTCTTTCACTACTAGAACAATTGTCATGCTATATTGCTCTACTATTAGAAAATAATGTGGTTGTTCACACGACTGGGTGGGCGGGGCAGCAGGCAGGCGGATGGGGGAGGGACAGACTGGGTGAACTCATCttaactaggaatgtgcacagaccggttcggaggccattctaaaggcctccagaccggtccggtcacggggtggttttggttcggaagggtagtttgaggggttccattaagggcgggggggctttacttacccctcccgcgctttccacactctgccgccgtatttactgtaaaaattgctcctccgatggctcctcctccgacggctgctccgtttaaaaaaaatggctgcccccttgaagccccgcccccctgctgctgctgccctcttgaagccccctcccgcctccttaaatctcgcccgggccccgagatgactcttcagaagcgggcggcggggagatgtcctcccgcccccttccctgccgggctcaggctgcaaaagactttaggaaggcttctgcgcgcgcatgcgcagaagccttcctaaagacttttgcagcctgagcccggcagggaagggggcgggaggacatctccccgccgcccgcttctgaagagtcatctcggggcccgggcgagatttaaggaggcgggagggggcttcaagcggacagcagcagcagggggccggggcttcaagggggcagccattttttttaaatggagcagccatcggaggaggagccatcggaggagcaatttttacagtaaatacggcggcagagtgtggaaagcgcgggaggggtaagtaaagcccccccgcccttaatggaaccccccaccccagtgccggaccgcagctccgcggtttcgtgcacacccctaatcttaaCCCTCAACAAGCACTtgactgttgctgggagcatggactgcaCTCACAGACTATCCATACTTCgtggcacagtgcagagctctggaggccaggacaatgcgtcccatcctctggatatcccacagtaCACCATGCGACATGCACTATGATTTAGGGGATTACCCCAGGAGaagggcactctaggtgcccatctccgTGTCTGCTGTAGCCCTAGCAACCACACGACCCCagagcctgggtgaagagctcactcgtgctcttaaccctggttaagagctgggtttaaaagctGGGTTAGATGGCGCTGCCCTGCCGGGATTGGGattgatcctggtggttctcatgcacaacctaacccaggctgggcttccctaacctgtgTTAGGGtgcacgtgtgaacagccttagtgactttttaaaaaatataagtgGGATTCTGACAAATCTGTGCCTTTTGGATATTATATTATACTATTGCCTTTGAATAAGGATTTGCAGGACTTTCCTGAAAGGCTAATGCAATAGGGGGCACACTTTGAACAGATTATCTGGATAAGCTCTTGGTTAAGCTCCAGTATGGAGAATCAGTTCAGCTGACTTGAATTTCACCATGTGGCATCATTAGCACAGGACATTATTTGTGTCCTGTTGTGAACTGCTGCTTTAGCTTTGCTTGGCACTGCTTTCAAATTctgagcagaaggctgctggataATGTTTGCATACAGATTTAATAATCATTTTGTTGGGATGTGAagggctgtgcatgcacacacatcacaGGGATAGTCACCACCCCTTCCTTTGAAATTCTGAAATAGGGCCTCTTTGTAACAAGCTGATTTTACACCACATCTTCTGTGTCTGTGGGATAAAAACAAGTTGCAGTAATAAAACTGCggtttaaatttgtttgtttttaacttcaaataaagttatattttaaaataaattttaaattttaaattattaaattaaaaattaaaaacacatacaatgcAATATTACAATTCAAAGAAGAATGTGGGGGAAGGGCAtccaaagaaataaaagcagagcATTTGATAACTGACCATCTACAACATCGAAATCATTCTTAAACAAATACATCTCTCCAAACTTGAGTAAACTGAATTGATCCCTTACTTCCATAATTCTTATCCTactctccagggcatttttcacacctggattttagttcacatcttctctgaaatggagggggtgcattcacatatcagccaaatttaccccaaagtccctgtgagctattggagagcacttcacacacaatttgtggttttttaaattgtgtattagagtgtagcccaatttatatcaggttaaaaaatccacttttttgttGGTTTTGAGGGGCAACTTCGAACCCATAGTAAAGCTTCTCATTAAACCAACGGCAAAGCCTGCAGTATGGGAAAGCTCCagtagcttatgagatcacccggcattccatgtgtgtgtccgtgtgtgtatccatccgtgtgtgtgtgtatcccatcAACTTCGCCATACCtggaccgatatgaaccaaattgggtacagttgtaggagcACATAGGggtacctcagtggcatagttctTCTACttctctacttctccttttcatcttcaggaaatagcactcattctctaaatgcctgcctacaggcagtaatgggctggatgagggataacaaattgaagctgaatccaagcaagatggaggtgctcattgtgggggctcagaatctgaggggtgagttagatcttcctgtgctggatggggttacacgccaagagaaggagcaggtgtgcagcttgggagtactcctggacccaggcctcaccctggtatctcaggtggaggccatggccaggagtgctttctatcagctccagctgattcaacagctgcgcccattccttgaagaggatgacctcaaaacagtggtgcatcagctggtaacctcccggtttgactattgcaatgggctctacgtggggctgcctttgtacgtagtctggaaacttcagttagttcagaatgcggcagccagattggtctctggggcaacccggggagaccatattatgcctgtcttgaaacagttacactggctgcagatatgtttctcggcaaaatacaaagtgcttacctttaaagccctgaatggtttaggtccaagttatcttagagagcgcctccttctgtatgatccccaccattaaggtcaactgaggaggtctgtctccagttaccactggttcgtcttgtggcaactcagaggcaggccttctctgcagc of the Hemicordylus capensis ecotype Gifberg chromosome 3, rHemCap1.1.pri, whole genome shotgun sequence genome contains:
- the LOC128350541 gene encoding dual specificity protein phosphatase 26-like; this encodes MDSLRRRSHRRSNFYSKYGGRVWKAREGVVAHNKEELRKCGITHVLNAAHAAWGSKGSQDFYGKEIHYYGIAAEDSTDFDLSIHFHPASKYIHEVLSAPNGKILVHCILGKSRSATLVLAYLMICHNFSLADAIERVLQHRAISPNRGFLKQLQDLDLELRYKINLCQLL